A stretch of the Tachysurus fulvidraco isolate hzauxx_2018 chromosome 18, HZAU_PFXX_2.0, whole genome shotgun sequence genome encodes the following:
- the LOC113661917 gene encoding interferon-induced protein 44-like isoform X1: MGATPSAPPPPPPPKPEFDQPWRKMPWGEKDKIEHKLRTFRLKRTSAHFVRILVVGEVGAGKSSFINSVNNAFQKRITSGALVDRTGGTSFTKNYKTHYIEAEDGSNLPFVFNDIMGFEDKLSGANADDIIKAIDGLLHEGHNFEDTCMTDADYRSNPSVEHQTACLVNIVAADKISIMKNGVIDKLKKIRQSATKRNIPQVIIMTRSDLACPLVKQDLRKIYTSKKIKEKMEVCSNTLGIPMNYIFPVKNYHEEIDTDDDMDLLILKALDQIVQNAADLLKEKSPKCGEETE, translated from the exons AGAAAAGGACAAAATTGAACATAAACTGAGGACATTCAGGCTCAAGAGAACAAGTGCTCACTTTGTCAGGATTCTGGTTGTTGGTGAAGTCGGAGCAGGAAAGTCCAGTTTTATAAACTCAGTCAATAATGCATTCCAAAAACGAATCACCTCTGGGGCTCTTGTTGACAGGACTGGAGGTACCAGTTTCACAAAGAAC TACAAAACTCATTATATTGAAGCAGAAGATGGCTCCAATTTGCCTTTTGTCTTTAATGATATAATGGGATTTGAGGACAAATTATCTGGTGCAAATGCAGATGACATCATCAAAGCCATAGATGGGTTACTTCATGAAGGACACAAT TTTGAGGATACATGTATGACAGACGCTGACTACAGAAGCAACCCAAGTGTCGAGCATCAAACCGCATGCCTGGTCAACATTGTTGCTGCAGACAAAATATCAATTATGAAGAATGGGGTCATTGATAAGCTGAAAAAAATTCGTCAGTCTGCTACCAAACGGA ATATACCTCAAGTAATCATCATGACAAGATCAGATTTAGCATGTCCACTGGTTAAACAGGACTTAAGGAAGATCTACACCAGCAAGAAGATCAAGGAGAAG ATGGAAGTGTGTAGTAATACGCTGGGGATTCCTATGAATTACATTTTCCCTGTGAAGAACTACCATGAGGAGATAGACACAGATGATGACATGGATCTTCTGATTCTCAAGGCACTTGATCAGATTGTGCAAAATGCTGCTGACTTGTTGAAGGAAAAATCACCTAAATGTGGTGAAGAAACTGAGTAG
- the LOC113661917 gene encoding interferon-induced protein 44-like isoform X2 yields MPWGEKDKIEHKLRTFRLKRTSAHFVRILVVGEVGAGKSSFINSVNNAFQKRITSGALVDRTGGTSFTKNYKTHYIEAEDGSNLPFVFNDIMGFEDKLSGANADDIIKAIDGLLHEGHNFEDTCMTDADYRSNPSVEHQTACLVNIVAADKISIMKNGVIDKLKKIRQSATKRNIPQVIIMTRSDLACPLVKQDLRKIYTSKKIKEKMEVCSNTLGIPMNYIFPVKNYHEEIDTDDDMDLLILKALDQIVQNAADLLKEKSPKCGEETE; encoded by the exons AGAAAAGGACAAAATTGAACATAAACTGAGGACATTCAGGCTCAAGAGAACAAGTGCTCACTTTGTCAGGATTCTGGTTGTTGGTGAAGTCGGAGCAGGAAAGTCCAGTTTTATAAACTCAGTCAATAATGCATTCCAAAAACGAATCACCTCTGGGGCTCTTGTTGACAGGACTGGAGGTACCAGTTTCACAAAGAAC TACAAAACTCATTATATTGAAGCAGAAGATGGCTCCAATTTGCCTTTTGTCTTTAATGATATAATGGGATTTGAGGACAAATTATCTGGTGCAAATGCAGATGACATCATCAAAGCCATAGATGGGTTACTTCATGAAGGACACAAT TTTGAGGATACATGTATGACAGACGCTGACTACAGAAGCAACCCAAGTGTCGAGCATCAAACCGCATGCCTGGTCAACATTGTTGCTGCAGACAAAATATCAATTATGAAGAATGGGGTCATTGATAAGCTGAAAAAAATTCGTCAGTCTGCTACCAAACGGA ATATACCTCAAGTAATCATCATGACAAGATCAGATTTAGCATGTCCACTGGTTAAACAGGACTTAAGGAAGATCTACACCAGCAAGAAGATCAAGGAGAAG ATGGAAGTGTGTAGTAATACGCTGGGGATTCCTATGAATTACATTTTCCCTGTGAAGAACTACCATGAGGAGATAGACACAGATGATGACATGGATCTTCTGATTCTCAAGGCACTTGATCAGATTGTGCAAAATGCTGCTGACTTGTTGAAGGAAAAATCACCTAAATGTGGTGAAGAAACTGAGTAG